One region of Streptomyces rishiriensis genomic DNA includes:
- a CDS encoding prenyltransferase/squalene oxidase repeat-containing protein — protein sequence MTTPRTEHLVLPGVLTAEQAAATVAGILAEQREDGAIPWFRGHHLDPWDHTEAAMALDAAGEHEAAERAYLWLARHQNDDGSWFAAYADGAFDDVTDRGRETNFVAYIAVGVWHHYLSTGDDTFLDRMWPAVYAAVEYVLRLQQPGGQIGWRREDDGTPTADALLTGSSSVHQALRCALAIADQREEPQPDWELALGALRHAIRRHPERFLDKDRYSMDWYYPVLGGALTGTEAKSRIEAGWERFVVPGLGVRCVVPNPWVTGGESAELALALWVVGESDRALEILQSIQHLRDAESGLYWTGFVFEDEAIWPRELTTWTAGSLLLAVAALGGHEATCAVFGGEQLPTGLSGLEADCCA from the coding sequence GTGACGACCCCCCGGACGGAACACCTCGTCCTGCCCGGGGTCCTCACCGCCGAGCAGGCCGCCGCGACCGTCGCCGGCATCCTCGCCGAGCAGCGGGAGGACGGCGCGATCCCGTGGTTCCGTGGCCACCACCTCGACCCGTGGGACCACACCGAGGCGGCGATGGCGCTGGACGCCGCGGGCGAACACGAGGCGGCCGAGCGGGCGTACCTCTGGCTGGCCCGGCACCAGAACGACGACGGTTCCTGGTTCGCGGCGTACGCGGACGGCGCCTTCGACGACGTCACCGACCGGGGGCGCGAGACGAACTTCGTCGCCTACATAGCCGTGGGCGTCTGGCACCACTACCTGTCCACCGGTGACGACACCTTCCTGGACCGCATGTGGCCGGCCGTCTACGCGGCCGTCGAATACGTGCTGCGGCTCCAGCAGCCCGGCGGTCAGATCGGCTGGCGGCGCGAGGACGACGGAACCCCGACCGCGGACGCGCTGCTCACCGGCTCCTCCTCCGTCCACCAGGCGCTGCGCTGCGCACTGGCGATCGCCGATCAGCGCGAAGAGCCGCAGCCCGACTGGGAGTTGGCGTTGGGCGCGCTGCGGCACGCCATCCGTCGGCACCCCGAACGGTTCCTCGACAAGGACCGCTACTCGATGGACTGGTACTACCCGGTGCTGGGCGGCGCGCTGACCGGCACGGAGGCCAAGTCCCGCATCGAGGCAGGGTGGGAGCGGTTCGTGGTCCCGGGGCTGGGCGTGCGCTGCGTCGTTCCCAACCCGTGGGTGACGGGCGGCGAGTCGGCCGAACTCGCCCTGGCCCTGTGGGTGGTGGGCGAGTCCGACCGCGCGTTGGAGATCCTTCAGTCGATCCAGCATCTGCGCGACGCGGAGTCGGGCCTGTACTGGACGGGGTTCGTGTTCGAGGACGAGGCGATCTGGCCCCGGGAGCTGACCACCTGGACCGCGGGGTCGCTGCTGCTCGCCGTGGCGGCCCTCGGCGGCCACGAGGCCACCTGCGCCGTGTTCGGCGGGGAGCAGCTGCCGACCGGACTGTCCGGGCTCGAGGCGGACTGCTGCGCCTGA
- a CDS encoding class I SAM-dependent methyltransferase, translating to MLTVDFSRFPLAPGDRVLDLGCGAGRHAFECYRRGAQVVALDQSAEEIREVAKWFAAMKEAGEAPEGATATAMEGDALALPFPDESFDVVIISEVMEHIPDDKGVLAEMVRVLKPGGRIAITVPRYGPEKVCWTLSDAYHEVEGGHIRIYRADELLTKIREAGLKPYGTHHAHALHSPYWWLKCAFGVDNDKALPVRAYHKLLVWDIMKKPLATRVAEQALNPLIGKSFVAYATKPHLPRLPEQNGQARQDEQSGQAEKSGRTKNTKNTKPSENTEKTGAVAK from the coding sequence GTGCTGACCGTCGACTTCTCCCGGTTCCCGCTCGCCCCGGGCGACCGAGTCCTGGACCTGGGCTGCGGTGCCGGCCGGCACGCCTTCGAGTGTTACCGGCGCGGCGCGCAGGTCGTGGCCCTCGACCAGAGCGCCGAGGAGATCCGCGAGGTCGCCAAGTGGTTCGCGGCGATGAAGGAGGCCGGCGAGGCCCCCGAGGGCGCCACCGCGACGGCCATGGAGGGCGACGCCCTCGCCCTGCCCTTCCCCGACGAGTCCTTCGACGTCGTGATCATCTCCGAGGTCATGGAGCACATCCCGGACGACAAGGGCGTCCTCGCGGAGATGGTGCGGGTGCTCAAGCCGGGCGGCCGGATCGCCATCACAGTGCCGCGCTACGGACCCGAGAAGGTCTGCTGGACCCTCTCCGACGCCTACCACGAGGTCGAGGGCGGCCACATCCGCATCTACCGGGCGGACGAACTGCTCACGAAGATCCGCGAGGCGGGCCTGAAGCCGTACGGCACCCATCACGCCCACGCGCTGCACTCGCCGTACTGGTGGCTGAAGTGCGCCTTCGGCGTCGACAACGACAAGGCGCTGCCGGTGCGGGCGTATCACAAGCTGCTGGTCTGGGACATCATGAAGAAGCCCCTCGCCACCCGGGTCGCCGAGCAGGCGCTGAACCCGCTCATCGGCAAGAGCTTCGTGGCGTACGCGACCAAGCCGCACCTGCCGCGACTCCCCGAGCAGAACGGGCAGGCCCGGCAGGACGAGCAGTCCGGGCAGGCAGAGAAGTCCGGGCGGACCAAGAACACCAAGAACACCAAGCCCAGCGAGAACACCGAGAAGACCGGGGCGGTCGCCAAGTGA
- a CDS encoding glycosyltransferase family 4 protein, which yields MTAEASKAGPRHDLAADGGRPLDIALLTYKGNPFCGGQGVYVRHLSRELARLGHRVEVIGSQPYPVLDPGHDDRLSLTELPSLDLYRQPDPFRTPKRGEYRDWVDALEVATMWTGGFPEPLTFSLRARRHLRARSDEFDIVHDNQTLGYGLLGDIGAPLVTTIHHPITVDRQLELDAAEGWRRRYSVRRWYAFTRMQKRVARRLPTVLTVSGTSRKEIVDHLGVRDDRIHVVHIGADTDLFSPNPAVAVVPGRIVTTSSADVPLKGLVFLVEALAKVRTEHPHAHLVVVGKRPQEGPVAQAIERYGLEGAVEFVKGISDAELVDLVRSAEVACVPSLYEGFSLPAAEAMATGTPLLATTGGAIPEVAGRDGETCLAVPPGDSGALATGLGRLLGDPELRARLGAAGRRRVLERFTWARAAEGTVARYREAIAEGGRPRVAEASAAPAAPAAVEAVGAGADLDAVSEASDRESRATC from the coding sequence GTGACCGCTGAGGCCAGTAAGGCAGGGCCCCGGCACGACCTCGCCGCCGACGGCGGGCGACCGCTCGACATCGCGCTCCTCACCTATAAGGGGAACCCGTTCTGCGGGGGCCAGGGTGTCTACGTACGGCACCTCTCACGCGAACTCGCCCGTCTCGGTCACCGCGTCGAGGTGATCGGCTCCCAGCCCTATCCGGTGCTGGACCCGGGCCACGACGACCGCCTCTCCCTCACCGAGCTGCCCAGCCTCGACCTCTATCGTCAGCCGGATCCTTTCCGCACCCCGAAGCGCGGCGAGTACCGCGACTGGGTCGACGCCCTCGAGGTCGCCACGATGTGGACCGGCGGCTTCCCCGAGCCGCTGACCTTCTCGCTGCGGGCCCGTCGCCATCTGCGCGCGCGCAGCGACGAGTTCGACATCGTGCACGACAACCAGACCCTGGGATACGGGCTGCTGGGGGACATCGGCGCGCCCCTCGTCACCACCATCCACCACCCCATCACCGTCGACCGGCAGTTGGAGCTTGACGCCGCCGAGGGGTGGCGGCGCCGGTACTCCGTGCGGCGCTGGTACGCGTTCACCCGGATGCAGAAGCGGGTCGCCCGCCGGCTGCCGACCGTGCTCACCGTCTCCGGCACCTCCCGCAAGGAGATCGTCGACCACCTCGGCGTCCGTGACGACCGCATCCACGTCGTCCACATCGGCGCCGACACCGACCTGTTCTCGCCGAACCCCGCCGTGGCCGTCGTGCCGGGCCGGATCGTGACGACGTCCAGCGCGGACGTCCCGCTCAAGGGCCTGGTCTTCCTGGTCGAGGCGCTGGCCAAGGTGCGCACCGAGCACCCGCACGCCCATCTCGTCGTCGTGGGCAAGCGCCCGCAGGAGGGGCCGGTCGCCCAGGCGATCGAGCGGTACGGCCTCGAAGGCGCCGTCGAGTTCGTCAAGGGCATCTCCGACGCCGAACTGGTCGACCTGGTCCGCTCGGCGGAGGTCGCCTGCGTGCCGTCGCTGTACGAGGGCTTCTCCCTGCCGGCCGCCGAAGCCATGGCCACGGGCACCCCGCTGCTCGCCACGACCGGCGGGGCGATCCCCGAGGTCGCCGGGCGCGACGGCGAGACGTGCCTGGCCGTGCCGCCGGGCGACTCCGGGGCCCTGGCCACGGGTCTCGGACGGCTGCTGGGCGATCCCGAGCTGCGGGCCCGGCTCGGTGCGGCCGGACGGCGACGGGTGCTGGAGCGGTTCACCTGGGCGCGCGCCGCCGAGGGGACCGTGGCCCGGTACCGCGAGGCGATAGCCGAGGGCGGTCGCCCGCGAGTCGCCGAGGCTTCCGCGGCTCCGGCCGCCCCCGCAGCCGTCGAGGCCGTCGGTGCCGGTGCCGACCTCGACGCCGTATCCGAAGCATCCGATCGCGAAAGCAGGGCCACGTGCTGA
- a CDS encoding TetR family transcriptional regulator — protein MPVEASPQRPAHSPLTERQEARRRRILHASAQLASRGGFDAVQMREVAESSQVALGTLYRYFPSKVHLLVATMQDQLEHMHGTLRKKPPTGERAAERVAETLMRAFRALQREPHLADAMVRALTFADRSVSPEVDQVSRQTTAIILDSMGLTDPTPEQLSAVRVIEHTWHSALITWLSGRASIAQVRIDIETVCRLIDATDPEAQGTQKPQGPQGAQGAETPRGA, from the coding sequence ATGCCTGTGGAAGCCAGCCCTCAGCGCCCTGCGCACTCCCCGCTCACCGAGCGGCAGGAGGCGCGCCGCCGCCGCATCCTGCACGCGAGCGCGCAGTTGGCCAGCCGGGGCGGTTTCGACGCGGTGCAGATGCGGGAGGTCGCGGAGTCCTCACAGGTCGCCCTGGGCACGCTGTACCGCTACTTCCCCTCCAAGGTGCACCTGCTGGTCGCCACGATGCAGGACCAACTGGAGCACATGCACGGCACGTTGAGGAAGAAGCCCCCGACGGGCGAGCGGGCGGCGGAGCGCGTCGCGGAGACGCTGATGCGCGCCTTCCGGGCCCTGCAGCGCGAGCCGCATCTGGCGGACGCGATGGTCCGCGCGCTGACCTTCGCCGACCGCAGCGTCTCACCGGAGGTCGACCAGGTCTCCCGTCAGACGACGGCGATCATTCTCGACTCGATGGGCCTGACCGATCCGACACCGGAGCAGCTCTCGGCGGTCCGCGTCATCGAGCACACCTGGCACTCCGCGCTCATCACCTGGCTGTCGGGGCGCGCGTCCATCGCCCAGGTGCGGATCGACATCGAGACGGTGTGCCGACTGATCGACGCGACGGACCCCGAGGCACAGGGAACACAAAAGCCACAAGGGCCGCAAGGGGCGCAAGGGGCGGAAACGCCGCGAGGGGCGTAG
- a CDS encoding ferredoxin, whose product MEVPPARAQSSAGAGDRWHVEVDRSLCIGSAQCIHHAPDGFRLDTARQSHPVDPETDANERVLAAAESCPVEAIMITLSGSGEAVFPPED is encoded by the coding sequence ATGGAGGTGCCTCCCGCGCGAGCGCAGTCGAGCGCGGGGGCGGGCGACCGGTGGCACGTCGAGGTGGACCGGTCCCTGTGCATCGGCTCCGCCCAGTGCATCCACCACGCCCCCGACGGCTTCCGGCTCGACACCGCACGCCAGTCCCACCCGGTCGACCCGGAGACGGACGCCAACGAGCGGGTGCTGGCGGCGGCGGAGAGCTGCCCGGTGGAGGCGATCATGATCACCCTGTCCGGCAGCGGGGAGGCGGTGTTCCCGCCGGAGGACTGA
- a CDS encoding aldehyde dehydrogenase: MAELVEHGQLFIGGELTDPLGKDVIEVVSPHTEEVIGRVPHASTADVDRAVAAARRAFDEGPWPRLSLDERIAVVTRIKDGIALRHEEIARVISSENGSPYSWSVLAQALGAMMVWDAAITVARGFTYEERRDGVLGKILVRREPVGVVAAVVPWNVPQFVAAAKLAPALLTGCTAVLKPSPESPLDAYLLAEIAREAGLPEGVLSILPADREVSEYLVGHPGVDKVSFTGSVAAGRRVMEVASRNLTRVTLELGGKSAAVVLPDADIATAVPGIVSAAWMNNGQACVAQTRILLPRSRYDEFADAFAAAAAALVVGDPLDPATQVGPLVAQRQQRRNLDYIRIGQEEGAKILTGGGRPAGLDRGWYVEPTLFGDVDNSMRIAREEIFGPVICLLPYGDESEALRIANDSDYGLSGSVWTADVGHGIEVARQVRTGTYSVNTFSLDMLGPFGGYKNSGLGREFGPEGFGEYLEHKMIHLPAGWEG; the protein is encoded by the coding sequence ATGGCCGAGCTCGTGGAACACGGACAGCTGTTCATCGGCGGGGAACTGACCGATCCCCTGGGCAAGGACGTCATCGAGGTGGTCTCGCCGCACACCGAGGAGGTCATCGGGCGGGTGCCGCACGCGTCGACCGCCGATGTGGACCGGGCGGTCGCCGCGGCGCGGCGGGCCTTCGACGAGGGGCCCTGGCCGCGGTTGTCGCTCGACGAGCGGATCGCCGTCGTCACCCGCATCAAGGACGGCATCGCCCTGCGCCACGAGGAGATCGCCCGGGTGATCTCCTCCGAGAACGGCTCCCCGTACTCCTGGAGCGTCCTCGCGCAGGCCCTCGGCGCGATGATGGTGTGGGACGCGGCGATCACCGTCGCGCGCGGCTTCACCTACGAGGAGCGGCGCGACGGCGTGCTCGGGAAGATCCTCGTGCGGCGCGAGCCCGTGGGGGTGGTCGCGGCCGTCGTCCCCTGGAACGTCCCGCAGTTCGTCGCCGCCGCCAAGCTCGCGCCCGCGCTGCTCACCGGCTGCACGGCGGTGCTGAAGCCGTCGCCGGAGTCGCCGCTGGACGCGTATCTGCTGGCCGAGATCGCGCGGGAGGCCGGGCTGCCGGAGGGCGTGCTGTCGATCCTGCCGGCGGACCGCGAGGTGAGCGAGTACCTGGTCGGGCATCCGGGCGTGGACAAGGTGTCGTTCACCGGCTCGGTCGCGGCCGGCAGGCGGGTCATGGAGGTGGCGTCCAGGAACCTCACGCGGGTGACCCTGGAGCTCGGCGGCAAGTCGGCGGCGGTCGTCCTGCCGGACGCGGACATCGCCACGGCCGTGCCCGGGATCGTCTCGGCCGCCTGGATGAACAACGGGCAGGCCTGTGTGGCCCAGACCCGCATCCTGCTGCCGCGCTCGCGCTACGACGAGTTCGCGGACGCCTTCGCCGCCGCGGCCGCCGCGCTGGTCGTCGGCGACCCGCTGGACCCGGCCACGCAGGTCGGCCCGCTGGTGGCGCAACGGCAGCAGCGCAGGAACCTCGACTACATCCGGATCGGGCAGGAGGAGGGCGCGAAGATCCTCACGGGCGGCGGACGTCCGGCGGGCCTGGACCGCGGCTGGTACGTGGAGCCGACCCTGTTCGGCGACGTCGACAACTCCATGCGGATCGCCCGCGAGGAGATCTTCGGGCCGGTGATCTGCCTGCTGCCCTACGGCGACGAGTCCGAGGCGCTGAGGATCGCGAACGACTCCGACTACGGGCTCAGCGGCAGCGTGTGGACGGCCGACGTCGGGCACGGCATCGAGGTCGCCCGGCAGGTCCGCACAGGGACGTACTCGGTGAACACCTTCAGTCTCGACATGCTCGGCCCGTTCGGCGGCTACAAGAACTCCGGACTGGGGCGGGAGTTCGGGCCCGAGGGCTTCGGCGAGTACCTCGAGCACAAGATGATCCACCTGCCGGCGGGATGGGAGGGGTGA
- a CDS encoding MBL fold metallo-hydrolase, whose product MKSSPSGSEPTAYDHGGGVRSLRVPIPDNPLGHTLVYVVDTDHGPVLIDTGWDDPASWEALAAGLTACGTSVTELRGVVITHHHPDHHGLSGRVREASGAWVAMHAADTSIVRRTRETRPERWYSYMAAKLTTAGAPEEHIAPLRTPPARRRPFPGLAPALPDREIVPGEFLDLPGRRLRAIWTPGHTPGHVCLHLEEEHPARLPGHGRLFSGDHLLPGITPHIGLYEDPDDATVTDPLGDYLDSLERVGRLAPAEILPAHQHAFTDAPSRVTELLAHHEDRLTGLLALLATPLTPWQLAERMEWNRPWPQIPYGSRNIAVSEAEAHLRRLVKQGRAEAVTGSDPVTYRAV is encoded by the coding sequence ATGAAGAGCAGTCCGAGCGGATCCGAACCCACCGCGTACGACCACGGCGGCGGCGTCCGCTCGCTCCGGGTTCCGATTCCGGACAATCCGCTGGGCCACACCCTGGTGTACGTCGTCGACACCGACCACGGGCCGGTGCTGATCGACACCGGCTGGGACGACCCGGCGTCCTGGGAGGCGTTGGCCGCCGGACTGACGGCGTGCGGGACCTCCGTCACCGAGCTGCGCGGTGTCGTGATCACCCACCACCACCCCGACCACCACGGCCTGTCCGGCCGGGTGCGGGAGGCCTCCGGGGCGTGGGTGGCGATGCACGCGGCGGACACCTCGATCGTGCGGCGGACCCGCGAGACGCGACCCGAGCGCTGGTACTCGTACATGGCGGCCAAGCTCACCACCGCGGGCGCCCCGGAGGAGCACATCGCCCCGCTCCGCACGCCTCCCGCCCGTCGTCGCCCCTTCCCCGGTCTGGCGCCCGCCCTTCCGGACCGCGAGATCGTCCCCGGCGAGTTCCTCGACCTGCCCGGCCGCCGGCTGCGCGCGATCTGGACGCCGGGGCACACCCCCGGCCACGTCTGCCTCCATCTGGAGGAGGAGCATCCCGCTCGGCTCCCGGGCCACGGGCGCCTGTTCTCCGGCGACCACCTGCTGCCCGGGATCACCCCGCACATCGGCCTGTACGAGGACCCCGACGACGCCACCGTCACCGACCCCCTCGGCGACTATCTCGACTCCCTCGAACGCGTCGGCCGGCTCGCCCCCGCCGAGATCCTCCCGGCCCACCAGCACGCCTTCACCGACGCCCCCTCCCGCGTGACGGAGTTGCTCGCCCACCACGAGGACCGCCTCACCGGCCTGCTCGCCCTCCTCGCCACCCCTCTCACCCCCTGGCAGCTCGCGGAACGCATGGAGTGGAACCGCCCCTGGCCGCAGATCCCCTACGGCTCACGGAACATCGCGGTCTCGGAGGCCGAAGCCCATCTGCGGCGGCTGGTGAAGCAGGGGCGCGCGGAGGCGGTGACCGGGAGCGACCCGGTGACGTACAGGGCGGTGTGA
- a CDS encoding serine/threonine-protein kinase, translating into MNHATEVFQPLQADDPPLVAGYRLAARLGAGGMGRVYLSHTQGGRPLAIKVVRPELADDPAFRRRFRREIKAARRVRGAYTAELIDADADGVPPWLATLYVPGPSLAEAVARRGPLPVPAALWLMAGVAEALQAIHGAGIVHRDLKPSNVLLAADGPRVIDFGISLASDVTTNTATGLAVGTPQFMAPEQATASEVTAATDVFALGQTAAFAALGRPLYGDGPSVSVLYRIVHSEPDLSLLPEPLRPLIARCLAADPAERVTPAEIVEWCRRRLDGDADDGAGPAVWREVTGPEVPVPSPVPDPTPVHTLPLIPQPAHKTPPHRAPQQHTPQHETQHTVPSNPPAPNPPASHAMPHQAVPLIAPVQSQLTRPDGRRARRRWTALVTAAAVTAGAVVLTGLTWTVMEAADRLRHRDTAGASATPGPSGSARSSGSSSGSSSGSSSTAAPDSAAGDRTSQGPGSSSTVPRTPQATAYPLQWLDAKTSLDVKEPVRREDSKGDIRFSCKQTGCALESDTSVFTMLYGDPGGSLDSCRIVLTGARSHRLPLAAAAAGSEICVKHPSGDIALLVIQVKSTALPDLAFVTADMTVWRAAA; encoded by the coding sequence ATGAATCACGCGACCGAGGTGTTCCAGCCACTTCAGGCGGACGATCCGCCGCTGGTGGCCGGTTACCGTCTCGCCGCCCGGCTCGGGGCGGGCGGCATGGGACGGGTCTACCTGTCGCACACACAGGGCGGCCGGCCGCTGGCGATCAAGGTGGTACGCCCGGAACTGGCCGACGACCCGGCCTTCCGGCGGCGGTTCCGCCGGGAGATCAAAGCCGCCCGGCGGGTCCGCGGCGCGTACACCGCCGAGCTGATCGACGCCGACGCGGACGGCGTACCTCCCTGGCTGGCCACGCTGTACGTGCCGGGCCCTTCGCTGGCGGAGGCCGTCGCCCGGCGCGGGCCGCTGCCGGTACCCGCGGCGCTGTGGCTGATGGCGGGGGTGGCGGAGGCGCTCCAGGCCATCCACGGTGCGGGAATCGTGCACCGGGATCTGAAGCCGTCGAACGTGCTGCTGGCCGCCGACGGACCGCGCGTGATCGACTTCGGCATCTCGCTGGCCTCCGACGTCACCACGAACACCGCCACCGGCCTCGCTGTCGGCACACCGCAGTTCATGGCTCCCGAGCAGGCGACCGCGAGTGAGGTCACCGCGGCGACCGACGTGTTCGCGCTCGGTCAGACTGCGGCGTTCGCGGCCCTGGGCCGGCCGCTGTACGGGGACGGCCCCTCGGTCAGCGTGCTGTACCGGATCGTGCACTCGGAACCCGACCTGTCCCTTCTGCCGGAACCGCTCCGTCCGCTGATCGCCCGCTGCCTGGCCGCCGATCCAGCGGAGCGGGTCACCCCGGCGGAGATCGTCGAGTGGTGCAGGAGACGCCTGGACGGAGACGCGGACGACGGCGCCGGGCCGGCCGTCTGGCGGGAGGTCACCGGGCCGGAGGTGCCGGTGCCGTCTCCGGTCCCCGATCCCACCCCGGTGCACACGCTGCCCCTGATCCCGCAGCCCGCGCACAAGACGCCGCCGCACAGGGCACCGCAGCAGCACACTCCGCAGCACGAAACCCAGCACACCGTGCCCTCGAACCCGCCGGCCCCGAACCCGCCGGCCTCGCACGCGATGCCCCACCAGGCGGTGCCCTTGATCGCGCCGGTGCAGTCGCAGCTCACACGGCCGGACGGGCGGCGGGCCCGCCGTCGGTGGACCGCGCTGGTCACGGCCGCGGCCGTGACCGCGGGCGCGGTGGTGCTGACCGGCCTGACGTGGACGGTCATGGAGGCGGCGGACCGGCTCCGCCACCGGGACACGGCCGGGGCCTCCGCGACGCCCGGCCCGTCCGGGTCCGCACGGTCGTCGGGGTCCTCGTCCGGGTCCTCGTCGGGGTCCTCGTCGACAGCCGCGCCGGACTCGGCGGCCGGTGACCGGACATCGCAGGGGCCGGGCTCCTCCTCGACCGTGCCCAGGACGCCACAGGCCACCGCGTATCCCCTCCAGTGGCTGGACGCGAAGACCTCGCTGGACGTCAAGGAGCCGGTCCGGCGCGAGGACAGCAAGGGGGACATCCGCTTCAGCTGCAAGCAGACCGGCTGCGCGCTGGAGAGCGACACCAGCGTGTTCACCATGCTGTACGGCGACCCCGGCGGCTCACTCGACTCGTGCCGCATCGTCCTCACCGGCGCCAGGAGCCACCGGCTCCCGCTCGCCGCGGCGGCGGCCGGCAGCGAGATCTGCGTCAAGCACCCCTCCGGGGACATCGCACTGCTCGTGATCCAGGTGAAGTCGACCGCGCTGCCGGACCTGGCGTTCGTGACCGCGGACATGACGGTCTGGCGGGCGGCGGCCTAG
- a CDS encoding phosphotransferase, whose translation MTHTGRAPGVLPGRLLGSGRTADVYEIDEAWVLRRDREGREDSAALAAVITHVRRHGYPAPAVRPTGSRADLVMERLDGPTMLHAFGAGTLDAEEAGTVLARLLRELHALPGRVSADAGILHLDLHPDNVILTPDGPRVIDWANAEEGDPGLDWGMSAVILAQVAVSDLPIADPARAMLTALLADPCGLTEEGLAEALRRRAANPTMSREETELLVPAAELVRASAGR comes from the coding sequence ATGACGCATACGGGGAGGGCGCCGGGCGTGCTGCCGGGCAGGCTGCTCGGCTCGGGCCGGACGGCCGACGTGTACGAGATCGACGAGGCGTGGGTGCTGCGCCGCGACCGGGAGGGCCGGGAGGACTCGGCCGCCCTCGCCGCGGTGATCACCCATGTGCGCCGGCACGGCTACCCCGCACCCGCAGTACGGCCCACCGGCTCACGCGCCGACCTGGTCATGGAGCGGCTGGACGGGCCGACGATGCTCCACGCGTTCGGCGCGGGCACCCTGGACGCCGAGGAGGCGGGGACCGTCCTCGCCCGGCTGCTGCGTGAGCTGCACGCCCTGCCGGGACGGGTCTCGGCCGACGCCGGCATCCTGCACCTGGACCTCCACCCGGACAACGTGATCCTCACGCCCGACGGCCCCCGGGTCATCGACTGGGCCAACGCGGAGGAGGGCGACCCCGGGCTCGACTGGGGCATGTCCGCGGTGATCCTCGCCCAGGTCGCCGTCTCCGACCTGCCGATCGCCGACCCGGCCCGGGCGATGCTGACCGCGCTGCTCGCCGACCCCTGCGGCCTCACCGAGGAGGGACTGGCGGAGGCCCTGCGCAGGCGGGCGGCCAACCCGACGATGAGCCGCGAGGAGACGGAACTCCTCGTACCGGCCGCCGAGTTGGTCAGGGCGTCGGCGGGCCGCTGA
- a CDS encoding prenyltransferase/squalene oxidase repeat-containing protein gives MNIRRSAAALAAATVVLGAAVPAVAAPSPTPSVAIPDGLYGTADPTYDGVWRQSLALLAQRTTGVTPADRAVAWLTGQQCANGAFAAFRADTAKACDAKLMVDTNSTAAAVQALAALGGHQAETEKAVTWLKSVQNADGGWGYTPGGASDANSTSVVAGAMAAAGQQPSQVRKAGKSPYDALGKLSLPCDKTGGGAFAYQPDKGGALAANADATAAGVLGALGKGLVTTAGKTSAAPACDTATAATPSGLARNGAAYLAAAMLDAGYLKSSLPGAEDQPDHGNTADAVVALAAQGATGQAKKPLAWLEQNSAAWAKQSGPAAYAQLIFAAHAMGADPRHFGGADLVAQLDATGPTPQATAKATDQTADTGADADKKEDSDSGYGVWWTVGVFLVAGIGIGFLISGRGRKQRP, from the coding sequence ATGAACATCCGCCGCAGCGCCGCTGCTCTGGCAGCCGCCACCGTCGTGCTGGGTGCCGCCGTCCCCGCCGTCGCCGCCCCGTCCCCCACCCCCTCGGTGGCGATACCCGACGGTCTGTACGGCACCGCCGACCCGACGTACGACGGCGTCTGGCGCCAGTCGCTGGCCCTGCTCGCGCAGCGGACCACGGGCGTCACCCCCGCCGACCGGGCCGTGGCCTGGCTGACCGGGCAGCAGTGCGCGAACGGCGCCTTCGCCGCGTTCCGCGCGGACACCGCCAAGGCGTGCGACGCCAAGCTGATGGTGGACACCAACAGCACGGCGGCGGCCGTCCAGGCGCTGGCCGCGCTCGGCGGCCACCAGGCGGAAACCGAGAAGGCCGTCACCTGGCTGAAGTCGGTCCAGAACGCCGACGGCGGCTGGGGCTACACCCCCGGCGGCGCGAGCGACGCGAACTCGACCTCCGTGGTCGCGGGCGCGATGGCGGCGGCCGGGCAGCAGCCCTCGCAGGTGCGCAAGGCAGGCAAGTCGCCGTACGACGCGCTCGGCAAGCTCTCCCTCCCCTGCGACAAGACCGGCGGCGGCGCGTTCGCGTACCAGCCGGACAAGGGGGGCGCCCTCGCGGCCAACGCGGACGCGACGGCCGCAGGTGTGCTCGGCGCCCTCGGCAAGGGGCTCGTGACGACCGCCGGCAAGACATCGGCGGCCCCCGCCTGCGACACCGCCACCGCGGCGACCCCGAGCGGGCTCGCCCGCAACGGCGCTGCCTACCTCGCGGCAGCGATGCTCGACGCCGGCTACCTGAAGTCTTCCCTCCCGGGCGCCGAGGACCAGCCCGACCACGGCAACACCGCCGACGCCGTCGTCGCCCTCGCCGCGCAGGGTGCGACCGGGCAGGCGAAGAAGCCCCTCGCCTGGCTCGAGCAGAACTCCGCGGCCTGGGCGAAGCAGAGCGGCCCCGCCGCCTACGCCCAGCTGATCTTCGCCGCCCACGCCATGGGCGCCGACCCGCGCCACTTCGGCGGCGCCGACCTCGTCGCACAGCTCGACGCGACGGGTCCGACTCCGCAGGCCACGGCGAAGGCCACCGACCAGACGGCTGACACCGGTGCCGACGCCGACAAGAAGGAGGACTCAGATTCCGGTTACGGCGTCTGGTGGACCGTCGGCGTCTTCCTGGTCGCCGGTATCGGCATCGGCTTCCTGATCAGCGGCCGCGGCAGGAAGCAGCGGCCGTGA